In Alkalibacter saccharofermentans DSM 14828, the DNA window CCTAATGAGCTATTCTGACAAAGAATTCCGTTCTGTAGCAGGAAAGGACACCGGCATAGAGCCTGCAGACAAGGCCCTTGACGAGAAGGTCAAAGAGGAAAGCGCCGACCTTCTGAATGATATGAAAGAACTGCTTAAAGACAAGGTCTCCGATGTCAAGCTGTCAACCAAGCTCAGAAAACATCCGGTATGCTTAAGCTCTGAAGGTGAGCTGACCATTGAAATGGAGAAGGTATTAAACACCATGCCTGATGGGGGAGGCGTCAAGGCACAAAAGGTTCTTGAGATAAACCCTGACCACAAAATCTACAAATCCCTAATGGAAGCCCTTGCTTCTGACAAGGAGAAGCTTTCCCTTTATACGGACATACTATACAATCAGGCACTGCTTATCGAAGGCCTGCCTATAGAAGATCCCGTTGATTTTGCTGATAAAGTATCAAAGCTTATGGGATAAGAAAAAAACGATGCGGATTTATAATTCGCATCGTTTTTAAAATCCAATTACTTTCCGAGCACTTCCATAAGCTCATCTATGGTTTCTTGAAGTTTTACTCCCGTCAAAAAACTCCTTCCGTTTATCACCGGAACACCGCTGCCTTCGGGTATCTGAGTTGTGCTTACTATAACGTCCGGCTTCAATGTTTTTGCTTTTGATAAAGCTTCTGAAGCCTTGCATTGCACCGTCATGCAGTCAATGCCCTTTTCCTTGCATATTTTTTCGATCTTTTTCGCGACCACCGTTGATGTCGCAATAGCCGTTCCACAAGCCACCAGTATTTTTTTCGCCATTGTGTAACCTCCTTATAACTTCTCCTCTTTGTGCTTCACATTATTAATACCCAGTATTTCTGTATTTAATAATTAAATTTGGAATTATTATTTATTATTTCTCACCCTTCACAATTCCTACACAAGTTTTTATTATACTATCAAAGTAATTGAAAGAGAATAATTGGAGGTCATCATGGAAAAGAACATCAAAATTTATGATATGAGCTGCACATCATGTGAACAAAAAATCGAAAAAAGAATAAGTGCCATTAAAGGCGTCGAAAGCGTTAAGGCAAGCTTTAAGAACGAGTCTGCTCAAATTGTATACGATGATTTAATATGTTCTGAACAGGAAATTAAAGATGCTGTCGTCAAATCGGGGTATCGTCTTGAAAAATCCTCGGACTATAAGTTCATTGGAATGGTATTGATTGTCGGCGCAATCATTCTTTTAGGATTTCAAACAGCCGGATTTGATATGGAATCCATGCTTCAGGGTGCATCCTATGGCGTTTTGTTATTGATAGGAGTCCTTACTTCTCTTCATTGCGTCGGCATGTGTGGAGGAATAATGCTATCACAAAGCGTATCGGAGAAAACATCAGAAGGCAGGTTTCAATCTATCAAGCCTGCAGCTTTATATAACCTTGGTCGAGTAACCTCTTATACCATATTAGGTGGTTTTGTAGGAGCAGTCGGCTCCATATTTTCCATCTCTCTGGCGGCTCGAGGCGGCATACAAATATTTGCAGGAATTTTTATGATTGCGATGGGCTTTAATTTAGCAGGATTCAGTTTTTTTAAAAGATTCAATTTCAGGCTCCCATCCTTTTGTGCAAAAGGCAGCTCCTACAAATCTCCATTTATAGTTGGATTGTTGAATGGTTTTATGCCTTGCGGACCTCTTCAGACCATGCAGCTATTTGCCCTTGCAGCAGGCAGTGCCTCTAGAGGAGCCTTGTCCATGTTTTTTTTCTCTTTGGGAACGGTCCCTCTCATGGTCTCATTCGGAGCTATATCCGGATTGCTGAGCAAGGGAAATACGAAGAGAATATTAAAATTAAGCGGCGTATTGATTATCCTATTGGGTCTAATAATGGGCAACAGAGGATTTGCTCTTGTAGGAATAGATGTCAATCCTGTTAGGGTCTTTGCAAACGAGCTTTCTCGATTCAGGGGTGGATCCCAAGGCAATGCGGTTCTGGCACGCATTGAAGATGGAGTTCAGGTCATTGAGATGACCGCTGACAACAGGGGATATTCCCCAAATGCTTTCTATGTTCAAAAGGATATCCCTGTTAAGTGGATAATAAACGGAGAACAAATAAATTCATGCAACAATGCCATCGTAGCCCGCAGCATCGGATTGGAAGAAAAGCTTTATTCAGGCGAGAACGTCATAGAGTTTACTCCAGGAGATGAAGATATAAATTTCAGTTGCTGGATGGGTATGATCCGGGGGGTCATTTTGGTCGTAGACGAGCTTGAAGCAGTCAACCCCGATGCAGACAATGCAGCCATCCCTCCACAATCATCCGGTCCCAGCTGCTGCTCCGTTCCTGTTGACGGGCAATCTCCAGAAGAAAGCACGAGCATTTACGGGGATGACATCAGCCTGGTTCCTACTGAAATTCTAATTGAAAAAGCAAGCCCCCTTGACAATGTCCTATCTTTCAAAGGAATAGGATACGAATTGCAGCCACTGATCGGCATATTAGAAACCGACAAAGACGCACTAATTCAATTAGATTTATCAAATTTTTTCGACAAGGAGGACACTTATAACATCATTTACAATGAAACCGGATCTGTAGTCCAGTCATTTGCTGTATACGATGATACAACTGAGATCTCCTTTGCTCCAGACATTGCCGGAACCTACCTTGTAGCAAAGAATCAGTCCCTGATTGGAATAATCCACGTTGCCGATGAACCGGAGGACCTAGATATTGAGTCTATCAGAAATTTGTATTTCGACTAGTGTGAAGAATTGGTAAAAGCTGAAGGCCAAAACGGCCTTCAGCTTTTTATTTGTCTTTCTTAGAGCTTTCCTTAATAATTTTTTTATCCCTCTGACCGCTTTCTCCCCTGTTTAAATCACAACAGTCTAGCCTTGTTCTTCCAAAGTTCTTCTTGTTTTGCTCCGCGATTTTTTCCAGATATCTTTTCATAAACTTCTTCATCTATTTCCCTCCAATACTTAATACAATAATTTTTAACATAAAAGTATGAAGATACAATGAAGCTTGAAATCACACATTAAAAACCACTTCAAAAACGCTGCCTATTCCCAAGCTGCTTTTCACCGCTATCGACGCATTGTGATATTCCAGTATCTTTTTAGCTATGGACAAACCCAATCCGTTTCCTTCGACCATGTTTCTGCTCTTGTCGTCCCGGTAGAGCCTCTCGAAGATATACGGGACGTCTTCTTTAGATATTCCTACTCCCGTATCCTTAACTGCAACTGCAGGCTTGCCATCTTTAGTCGTTAGCAAAACCTCCACGCGTCCGCCGTCTACGTTGTATTTTACAGCATTTGAGATAAGATTTATAAAAACCTGCTTCAGTTTGCTCTTGTCTGCCGATACCCATGAATTTTCCTCTTGATCCGATATGAATTCCAATTCTACGTTTTTTGATTTTGCGGTTATTTCAAATTTCATGCAGACCTCCTTTAGAATCTCTTGCAAATTGGTTTCCTCAAATATAAATTCTGCATTTTGATCTTCCAAATCATTTAATGCATTTAAATTTTCCAATAGCTTTCCAAATCGTATTACTTCATCGTTTATCATGTTTAAGCTTTCGTCGTCTATAGGGATAATTCCGTCCATCATGGCTTCCAGATTATTTTGCAGGATATTCAGCGGATTCCTGATCTCGTGAGATATGTCGGATATCAACCTTTTTCTCAAACCATCTTGCTTTTCAAGCCTTTCCGCCAGAGTATTCACGCTATTTCTCAGCATTTCTATTTCCACGATTCGGCTTCTGGATGACAAAACGCCACCGTATTCTCCCTTTGATAGAGCTATTGATTGATTAGCCGCCTTCTTTACAGGTTCTGAAAAGTGCTTTGAAATATACAGCCCCAACATAAATGTGGCTAACATTGTTATTCCTCCGCCCACGAAGATGCTGTTGTTGACTGCATTTTTAAACTCTATATCCGAGCCGGTCAAAAGCAGGGCCGAGTACTGTCCTATCTCTATAAAACCTACTACCTCTCCATTATGCTCCAGATTGTAGCTTTGAGTTGTATACACGCCGCTGTCCTCTATCGGCATAGTGCCAAGGTGCAACCTGTTTCTCAAATCATATGGATCCATGCCCCATATGATATTTTTATTTTCATCAAACAGAGTCAGGCAGTAGTTGCCCATGTAAGCATCATGCAAAGTGTTCAAGCCAGAGTTCTCGTTCCACCCGCCTTCAATGGCATATTCAGCTTCCAGACTATTTATAATCTGATGGCGTCTTTCCTCTTGGATGTTCTCTACATATTTGTCAAACTTGTTGCCGACAGTGAAATTCACAAAAAGCCCTACAAGAAGAACCGATATGAATGCGCACACAAAAAACATTATTCCCAAACTTTTTCTAAATGTTTGCATCTTTGATTCCTCCGAATTTGTATCCTGCTTTGACTACTGTCAATATATACTTCGGATTTTTTGTGTCCTTCTCGATTTTTTTTCTTATGTTTTTAATATGAACATCCACGGTTCTGTCACATCCGTCAAAATCCATGCCAAAAACACTGTTTATAAGTCTTTCTCTAGACAAAACCCTGCCCTTGTTAGAGGCTAGGGCATTCAAAATCCCGTATTCATTGCTCGTTAGATAAACCTCCACATTGTTTACTGTTATCCGTCTTCTCTCGTGATCAATTTTCAAGTACTTATCTTCGAAGAGAATTTCTTCCTTATCGGGAAATCTTCTGAACAATGCATTGATCCGTGCGCATAACTCTCTGGGACTAAAGGGCTTGACCAAATATTCATCCGCCCCCATATCAAGGCCTTCTATCCTGTCGCTCACGGTACCTTTTGCAGTGAGCATGAAAATAAACACTTCCGATATTTCCCTTAGGTTTTTGCATACTTCTTCTCCGGTTAAATCGGGAAGCATCAAGTCCAATATGACCAGGTCGTATTTTTCGTTATTGAATAGTTCAAGCCCAGCTTCTCCGCTATCTGCTGCTGACACCTGGTATCCTTCCCTATCTAGGTATGCCTTGATTACTTTTCTTACGGCAGCCTCATCTTCAATTATTAGAATTTTTTTCAACCAAATTCCTCCAAAAACAATATGTTATTAATTATATCATCTTTGTAGGGTATTGTGTTAGTTTTCAATTTTTTTTTACAGTTTGTTAGCATTTGTTGTATAATGAGCCTGAGGAGGTGTGAACGTGAAGCGTATCGGTGGTAATTTTTTATTTGGAATTTTAATACTTTTATTTGGCTTGGCATTGCTGATTAACAATTTAGGTATAATGGACATCAGCATCGGCAGCATCATCTCAACTTGGTGGCCTCTATTTGTGAT includes these proteins:
- a CDS encoding sulfite exporter TauE/SafE family protein — protein: MEKNIKIYDMSCTSCEQKIEKRISAIKGVESVKASFKNESAQIVYDDLICSEQEIKDAVVKSGYRLEKSSDYKFIGMVLIVGAIILLGFQTAGFDMESMLQGASYGVLLLIGVLTSLHCVGMCGGIMLSQSVSEKTSEGRFQSIKPAALYNLGRVTSYTILGGFVGAVGSIFSISLAARGGIQIFAGIFMIAMGFNLAGFSFFKRFNFRLPSFCAKGSSYKSPFIVGLLNGFMPCGPLQTMQLFALAAGSASRGALSMFFFSLGTVPLMVSFGAISGLLSKGNTKRILKLSGVLIILLGLIMGNRGFALVGIDVNPVRVFANELSRFRGGSQGNAVLARIEDGVQVIEMTADNRGYSPNAFYVQKDIPVKWIINGEQINSCNNAIVARSIGLEEKLYSGENVIEFTPGDEDINFSCWMGMIRGVILVVDELEAVNPDADNAAIPPQSSGPSCCSVPVDGQSPEESTSIYGDDISLVPTEILIEKASPLDNVLSFKGIGYELQPLIGILETDKDALIQLDLSNFFDKEDTYNIIYNETGSVVQSFAVYDDTTEISFAPDIAGTYLVAKNQSLIGIIHVADEPEDLDIESIRNLYFD
- a CDS encoding PTS sugar transporter subunit IIB; this encodes MAKKILVACGTAIATSTVVAKKIEKICKEKGIDCMTVQCKASEALSKAKTLKPDVIVSTTQIPEGSGVPVINGRSFLTGVKLQETIDELMEVLGK
- a CDS encoding LDCC motif putative metal-binding protein; translated protein: MKKFMKRYLEKIAEQNKKNFGRTRLDCCDLNRGESGQRDKKIIKESSKKDK
- a CDS encoding response regulator transcription factor codes for the protein MKKILIIEDEAAVRKVIKAYLDREGYQVSAADSGEAGLELFNNEKYDLVILDLMLPDLTGEEVCKNLREISEVFIFMLTAKGTVSDRIEGLDMGADEYLVKPFSPRELCARINALFRRFPDKEEILFEDKYLKIDHERRRITVNNVEVYLTSNEYGILNALASNKGRVLSRERLINSVFGMDFDGCDRTVDVHIKNIRKKIEKDTKNPKYILTVVKAGYKFGGIKDANI
- a CDS encoding sensor histidine kinase; the protein is MQTFRKSLGIMFFVCAFISVLLVGLFVNFTVGNKFDKYVENIQEERRHQIINSLEAEYAIEGGWNENSGLNTLHDAYMGNYCLTLFDENKNIIWGMDPYDLRNRLHLGTMPIEDSGVYTTQSYNLEHNGEVVGFIEIGQYSALLLTGSDIEFKNAVNNSIFVGGGITMLATFMLGLYISKHFSEPVKKAANQSIALSKGEYGGVLSSRSRIVEIEMLRNSVNTLAERLEKQDGLRKRLISDISHEIRNPLNILQNNLEAMMDGIIPIDDESLNMINDEVIRFGKLLENLNALNDLEDQNAEFIFEETNLQEILKEVCMKFEITAKSKNVELEFISDQEENSWVSADKSKLKQVFINLISNAVKYNVDGGRVEVLLTTKDGKPAVAVKDTGVGISKEDVPYIFERLYRDDKSRNMVEGNGLGLSIAKKILEYHNASIAVKSSLGIGSVFEVVFNV